GGCTCCCGTTTTGGGCTTccagcagcccggctccgcTGCCCAGAGCACCGATAACCCCCCGGGGCACGAAGGGCCGGCTCAGACCGACccctgagggcagaggggaCTCTGTGAAGGGACAGTGAAACTCCAGCCTTGGAGCGAGGCAGCTCAAGTGGCCGAGGGGGTGGCGAGGGCAGGGGCAGACTCTTGGCATGGCTCGGCCAGGCAGGATTTTCGGGAGGGAGCCCCGGGCTGAGGAGCTGCCCGTCTTTTCCGTGATGGGAGCTCGTGGGGACACTCCGGCAGTGCCCATCTCGGTGCTGCGACCCCGCAGCCAGCCAAGCTGCCGCTGACACACGGGGCAAGGCCACGCAGAGGCACATCctgcacagccagtgctgcctgcCTTGGGGTCGGGGCAGTCCTGAGGgtccacagcttctctgctcAGGTTCATGTTACAGATAGCCATGaagcagcccccagcagcacccccggCCCGGGTCGGCACTGGAGCTGGGATAGCCGAGCACTGGCAGAAGCTGCATAACACAGACTGGCAGTCCCCAACAGCCCAGGCCCGCTCGGACACTGCCGTTTGCACATGTGCCCCTCGCACGGGGGGTGCCGGAGGTACCCACGGCTGTGGCTGCGTGTGCAGGACGCGGGGAGCGGTGTTTTCGGGGGGAAGAAGGCTTCGCGTCCAGTCTGGAGGTGGCCAGGCGAGCCGCTGTCTGTGCCGCTGCTGGCAGCCAGCCGGGCTCGGCGGGACACAGACCTGCATCCTCCCCGACCGTCCGTTCCGCTGTCTCCTCCCAGCTGTGAGCCCACAAGGAGTGGCAGTTGGGGGCTATATAAAGGCAGGGAAACCTCAGCCAGCTCAAAAGAAAGTCTTGGAGCTGGTGgtgctctccctccctcctgccttcaCGTGATTCAGCTTCCCCACGCCGGGAGCCAAGGACAAGCCTCGCTGTAAGTACCCGAACTGAGCCGGCATTGTGTGGGGGAGCCCCCCAGCCTCTGGGCAGGACGGTGGCTCCGGGCCCCGGGGAAGGGGATCCCCCATCCTCTCCCTTCACAGAATTGGAGGAAAACGCTGTGCGGGAGCCCCGTCCCATCGCATAGCCACGGGGAGGGGGTCCCCATCCTCTCCGAGACCGGGGGAAGCTGTGTGGGAGCCCCGTCCCATCCCACGGGCTCGCACGGagctctgtctgctgctgcGGGATGGACAGGCTCCAGCTCCCGTCTCCAACCAGCCTGGGGGCAGGCGGCACATCTCGGGGGGGCTGTGACGGTTCTGGGACGGCCCCACGGGCGAGGGCTcgctgctctgctggggctccccgCTGCAGCAGCTCGCACGGGGCTGGCGCCGGTCCCTGCGGTTTGGGGAGCGGGGTGTGTTCAGCGCGGGGGAGTCTGCAGTGGGTGTTCCCACATGTGGGACCCTCGGGCTCCAAAGGGCCAGTGCGGGGGCTTGTGCACAGCACGCTGGGGTGGGAGCCGTGCCCATCatgggctgctgctccagagttTCGGGCAAAAGCGACCTGGGCAGCACTGCGGGGTTTCAGGGAGAACAGAGGAGCCGTGGGGTGCTCCTTGGAGCTAtgccctgccccgggcaggtcggacagcagctgcttcccttccAGTGTGTCCCCCGGGTCTGTCTGTGCTGACACCCGTGTACGTCCCCAGGCCAGTCCGTGCTGaccctgctctctgcctccGGGTGCGGGATGGCTGCCGGCGGCTgccttcttctcctccttttgCCCTCGCTGCTCACAGCTtcacacagccctcctggctGTAAAATCCGGATTACTTCCAAGGGACTGGACCTGGGTAAGGGGACGGCCAGGATCTCACAGTCTGGGAAGAGGGACGTTGGGCACCCTCCTGGGGTCTGTGCTTGTGTagggctctgcctgcactgccccaCCATGGGGCGGCCGGGAGGAGTGGGGACTGTCAGGGGCGATGCTCCCAGGAGGGCACGTCCCAACCCAGCCTCATTTTATCCTGCAGtgaagcaggaggggctgcgctttgtggagcaggagctgcagaacaTCACGGTGTCAGACCTGCATGGGAATGAGGGGCAATTCCAGTACAACATCAGCCAGTGAGTGCTACCTGCTGCCCACGGCTTCCCCTGTCCATCTGTCTGTCTAACcactcctgtcccctccctgcagggtcAAGGTGACAGACCTGCAGCTGGCCTTTTCAGACCTGAACTTCCAGCCACAGCAGAACCTTGTCTTCAACATCAACAATGCTTCCATTAGCCTACGTTTCCGCAGGCAGCTGCTCTACTGGTTCTTGTGAGCTGCCTCCCCTTCCACCTGCTCTGGGTGCTAGCCCACCCCATGGCTGTGCATGCTGGgtgccacaggtgccttgctgccctgcagctggcaggagctgtgtgctCCTCTCATCTGCTTTCCTGGCTTGTAGCTACGACATTGGGTCCATCAATGCCTCTGCGGATGGTGTCTACATCCacacagtgctgcagctggcCAAGGATGAGGCTGGGCGCCTCAAGATCTCCAATATGACCTGCAACGCCTCCATAGAGAGAATGCACGCTGGCTTCTCTGGCACACTCAGGTACACCTGACCCGTCTGTGTGCGCCTGGCTCCCTGACCCCCTTCCCACACCTTCAGTGCTTCCACAGCCCATGTGTGCGGGAATGGGCACAGAGCCACAGGGAAAACAGGCAGTGCAGAACCACTCTTGTGTTCTCCAGGAAGGTCTATGAGTTCCTGAGCACCTTCATTGTCACAGGGATGCGCTTCCTCCTCAGTCAGCAGGTacagctgagcacagaggggctgtgggatgtTAGAGCTCAGCCCTTTGTGTGTGGGAGAGGGCAGAATTGTATCCCACCCATCTGCTGGGCCTcgtcctgcctctgcagctcctcatcCAGTCCTGGGAGTGATTCCACTCAGCCTGGCTCCTTGCCTTGCAGatctgcccatccctggagcatGCCAGCCTGGTGCTGCTGAACTCTTTGCTGGACACAGTGCCTGGTGTGTGTTGCCCTGGGAAAGGGACTGGATCCCATTCACTGTCGGGCAGACAGGGCTGGGCATCAAGctgccaggcagctccaggctAAGTCACACCAGCACATCTTCCCTGGCAGTGAGAAACTACGTGGATGAGCATATTGGGATTGACTACTCCCTCCTACGGGATCCGTCTGTCACCACCGACACCCTGGAGCTCGACTTCAAGGTGAACACTGGGTCTTGCCTTGCTGGtccttccccatccctgtggaaagggctgtgggaacctctccTGCTCTTGGTCCAGGGCATGTTCTTCCCCCGGGTGAGAGAGGACCAGGAGCTGGAGAACCACGCGGTGGAGCCGGTGATCAAGGAGACTGAACGCATGGTTTACGTTGCCTTCTCTGAGTACTTCTTCGACTCAGCCATGCACTCGTACTTCCAGGCAGGAGTACTGACCAtagagctccagggggagaagGTAAGGAGCACCAGACACTCGGACTGTGtgcaggcaggagggaagggtGGGCTGTGTCATAGAGCAAAGGAGGTGCCATCCAGGGAGCAGCTTTGCTGGGACCTGCAGCAGTGGCTTGCTCCCCCTCCAGTGGTTTGTGCTCTTCACAGGTGCCCAAGGACCTGGAGGTTTTGCTGAGAGCCACATTCTTTGGGACCATCTTCATGCTGGTAAGGGGCCCCCAGATAGGATGGAAGGCATGGcagagccccagggcagagcacagccctgccctgcacacagccTCCAACTCACCTGCCTTCCCCAGAGCCCTTCTGTGGATGCCCCGCTGCGGCTGGTGCTGCAGGTCTCTGCTCCCCCCCGCTGCACCATCAAACCCTCGGGGACCTCAGTTTCtgtctctgctttcctgaacATCTCACTGGTGCCCCCGGATCGCCCACCTGTCCAGC
This Passer domesticus isolate bPasDom1 chromosome 16, bPasDom1.hap1, whole genome shotgun sequence DNA region includes the following protein-coding sequences:
- the PLTP gene encoding phospholipid transfer protein isoform X2; translated protein: MAPAVLFFFCTLLTLLFLNNIIPPGCKIRITSKGLDLVKQEGLRFVEQELQNITVSDLHGNEGQFQYNISQVKVTDLQLAFSDLNFQPQQNLVFNINNASISLRFRRQLLYWFFYDIGSINASADGVYIHTVLQLAKDEAGRLKISNMTCNASIERMHAGFSGTLRKVYEFLSTFIVTGMRFLLSQQICPSLEHASLVLLNSLLDTVPVRNYVDEHIGIDYSLLRDPSVTTDTLELDFKGMFFPRVREDQELENHAVEPVIKETERMVYVAFSEYFFDSAMHSYFQAGVLTIELQGEKVPKDLEVLLRATFFGTIFMLSPSVDAPLRLVLQVSAPPRCTIKPSGTSVSVSAFLNISLVPPDRPPVQLSSMAMETKLSAKVFLQGKALRVQLDLRRFRIYSKQSALESLALFSLQAPLKTLLQLTIMPIINERTKKGVQIPLPEGMDFTREVVTNHAGFLTVGADLHFSKGLREVIEKYRPVPTTAAYSSSQPAEPSPDPSSL
- the PLTP gene encoding phospholipid transfer protein isoform X1; the protein is MAAGGCLLLLLLPSLLTASHSPPGCKIRITSKGLDLVKQEGLRFVEQELQNITVSDLHGNEGQFQYNISQVKVTDLQLAFSDLNFQPQQNLVFNINNASISLRFRRQLLYWFFYDIGSINASADGVYIHTVLQLAKDEAGRLKISNMTCNASIERMHAGFSGTLRKVYEFLSTFIVTGMRFLLSQQICPSLEHASLVLLNSLLDTVPVRNYVDEHIGIDYSLLRDPSVTTDTLELDFKGMFFPRVREDQELENHAVEPVIKETERMVYVAFSEYFFDSAMHSYFQAGVLTIELQGEKVPKDLEVLLRATFFGTIFMLSPSVDAPLRLVLQVSAPPRCTIKPSGTSVSVSAFLNISLVPPDRPPVQLSSMAMETKLSAKVFLQGKALRVQLDLRRFRIYSKQSALESLALFSLQAPLKTLLQLTIMPIINERTKKGVQIPLPEGMDFTREVVTNHAGFLTVGADLHFSKGLREVIEKYRPVPTTAAYSSSQPAEPSPDPSSL